The stretch of DNA TCGACCCGACCGGCATCGACGAGGTCTACGCCGTGCTCGCCACCCTCGTGCGCGACTCGTCGCTCTCCGTCGTGCTCATCGAACACAACCTCGACACGGCGGTCGGCCTCGTCGATCGGGTCCTCGTGCTCGATGCGGACGGCGCGCTCGCGATGGACGGCCCTCGGGACATCATCCTCCGCGACCGCGCGGTGGAGGTCCGCGACCTCGGAGTCTGGCTGCCCACCGTGACCCTCGCCGCCCTCGCCCTGCGCGAGCGCGGCATCCCGATCGACGCGCTCCCCCTCAGCGGGCGGGAACTCGCGGCGGCGCTCGACGCCCTCCCCGAACTCCCCGGTCTCGACGACTCCTCGACGCACCAGCGCGACAGTCCGGTGACCGTCGAGGTCTGCGGGCTCACCGTCGCACGGCACGGCCGAACACTGCTCGATCAGGTCGACCTCACCCTGCACGCCGGCGAACTCACGGCGATCATCGGTGTGAACGGGGCCGGCAAGACCACCCTCCTGCAGGCGATCGCCGGTGTCGTCCCGCCGCCACGCGGCACCGTCTTCCTCGATGGGCTCGACCCCGCCCGCGCCGACGTGCGCGCCCTCGCCGCGCGGGTCGGCTTCGTGTTCCAGAACCCCGAGCACCAGTTCCTCGAACCGACCGTCGCAGACGAGCTCGCGCACGGCCTTCGCATTCGCGGACTCGACGCCGCCGAGATCGACGACCGGGTCGACGTGATGCTGCGCCGGTTCGGTCTCGCGGATCTTCGCGACCGGCACCCCTTCCTGCTCTCCGGCGGTCAGAAGCGCCGCCTCTCCGTCGGCACCGCGCTGATCGCCGGAGCCCCGATCCTCGCGCTCGACGAACCCACATTCGGGCAGGACCGGGCGCACGCCGGTGAGCTACTCGACATCCTTGCCGGGCTCCGCGACGACGGCACGACGGTCGTCATCGTGACCCACGACCTGCAGCTCGTCGCCGACTACGCGGACCGCGTCGCCGTCATGGGCGGCGGACGGCTACTCGGCGAGGGTCCGGCGTCGAGCATCCTCGGCTCCGATCTCATGGAGACGGCGGGCCTCCTGCGCCCGCCGCTCGCCCGAGCGATGCAGCGGCTCGAGAACCACCCCGACTGGCGCTCGGTGTCCCGGCTCGCCGACCTCCCCGGCGGCCGGCCATGAGCGCGACCACGATCGACCCGTTCGCCGACCGCTACGACGCGGCCCCCATCCGGTTCCTCTACCGCCTGAACCCGCTCGCGAAGATCGCGGCCCCGCTGCCCGCCATGGTCGCCCTGCTGTTCTCCCGCGACCCCGTCACTCCGGCCGCCTTCATCGCGCTGGCCTGGATCCTGCTGCTCGTCGGCGCCTCCCTGTCGCGCCGCGCGGCTCTCGCGATCTTCCTGCTGCTGCCCCTCGGCATCGCCGTGCTGAGCGGTAGCTTCGCGCTGTGGACCGACCCCGCCGCCGTCGCCGAGACACCGGTGCTGTGGAGCGTCGGCGACTACCGCTTCCACCTCGGCGCGCTCTACATCGGGGCCTCGACCGCGCTGCGGCTCGCGGCGCTGGCGACGCTCGCACTGCTCGGCGGACTCACGACCACCGGCCCCGACCTGGTGCGCGCGATGATCCAGCAACTGCGCGTGCCCTACCGGATCGGCTACACCACCCTCGCCGCGTATCGCTTCGTGCCCCGCTTCGCCCACGAGCTCGACGTCATCCGAGCCGCGCACCGCGTGCGCGGGATGGCGGGAGGACGCGGCCCCGTCCCGGCGCTGCGCCGATGGGTCGGATACGTGGTTCCCCTTCTCGCGAGCGCCATCCGGCACGCCGAACGCGTCGCACTGTCGATGGACTCGCGCGCGTTCGGGGCGCACCCCACGCGCACCGAACGCCACCTCGTGCCCTTCCGCACCCGCGACTACCTCTTCGTGATCGCCTTCTGGGCCGTCACCGCCACCCTCTTCCTCGCCGCCTCGAGCGCGGAGATCCCACCGATCGGAGTCCGATGACCACGCGACAACGCGCCAGCACCCGCTACCTGCTCACCTGCGCCGTGCTCGGCGTCGCCGGCGGGCTGCTCACCGTCGGCATGAACTGGGCGAGCATCGGTCTCGCCGCCGTCGCCCCCGCCTTCATCTCGGTCACCATCGGCGCGTGGATCCTGCCGTCGATGACCGGCATGGCGCTGCTGCAGCGCCCCGGCGCCGGGCTGCTCATCGCGGTGCTCGCCGGCCTCGTCAACGCGCCGCTCACCCCGTTCGGCTTCGCCCAGCTGCCCACCGTGATCATGGCCGGGGTGCTCTCGGAGCTGCCGTTCGCCGTGAGCCTCTACCGGGTGTGGAAGAAGTGGGTGTTCTACTTCGGCTACGTCGTCCTCATCACCGCGTTCTCGACGCTGTGGGTCGTCGCCGTCGATGCGGCGATGAGCTCGACCGCCGTGCTCATCGGCCTCTACGCCGCCACCGCGGTCGCCTCGTTCGCCTTCGTCTGGCTCGCGCTGTTCGTCGCCGCCCGCCTGCGCAAGGCGGGAGTCGGTCTCGCCGTGTCCGGATCCCGACGCCCTCGCGTGCAGCCGAAGTCCGCCGATGTCTAAGGGAGTCGAGCGGCGCATCCAGCCGCAGGAGAAGACGATGATCTTCACCGAGGTCATCCGCAACGAGTCGATCAGCCCGTCGTTCCGCCGCATCACCTTCGCGGGCGAGTCGCTGCGCAACTTCACCCCGCTCGGATTCGACCAGTGGTTCCGGCTCTTCCTGCCGTTGCCAGGGCACGAGGAGATGCGGCTGCCGAAGGACCTCAGCCTGCTCTCGTACGCCCGGTTCCTCACCATCCCGAAGCGGGAACGGCCGATGCTGCGCAACTACACGGTCCGCGCGTACCGCGCCGGCACAGCCGACTCACCGCCCGAACTCGATGTCGACTTCGTCGTGCACGGTGACGAGGGATTCGCGTCGGCGTGGGCGCAGACCGCCGGGCCGGGCGCCCGCGTGGCGATCCTCGACGAGGGCATCCTGTTCGCGCCCCCCGAGGACACCCGCTCGGTGCTCATCGTCAGCGACGAGACCGGTCTGCCCGCCATTGCCGGCATCATCGACTCGCTCGGGCCCGCCGCGGTCGGCGACGTCGTGGTCGAAGTGCCCGACGCGGGCGACCTCGCGCTGCTCGAGTCGCCGCCGATGCTGCGCCTGCACGGACTCGTCCGAGGGCACGACGAGAAGGTCGGGGCGCTCGCCGCGGCCCGCGTGCGGGAACTCGCCATCGCGCCGACCGGCCTGTACGCGTTCGCGATCGGTGAATCCGGCATTGCGACCGGGA from Herbiconiux sp. L3-i23 encodes:
- a CDS encoding ABC transporter ATP-binding protein, giving the protein MQSPPTSGSPLIEARGVAIRHDGADRSTPHSLDLSVRPGEVLLVLGPSGSGKSTLALALNGLIPHAVPAELDGDVFVAGRSTADITVAEASRTVGMVFQDPDAQIVTGTLLDEVCFGPENLLVPRDEVLARAEEALRAVGLWERRAENPDRLSGGGRQRLAIACALALGSPVLVLDEPTANLDPTGIDEVYAVLATLVRDSSLSVVLIEHNLDTAVGLVDRVLVLDADGALAMDGPRDIILRDRAVEVRDLGVWLPTVTLAALALRERGIPIDALPLSGRELAAALDALPELPGLDDSSTHQRDSPVTVEVCGLTVARHGRTLLDQVDLTLHAGELTAIIGVNGAGKTTLLQAIAGVVPPPRGTVFLDGLDPARADVRALAARVGFVFQNPEHQFLEPTVADELAHGLRIRGLDAAEIDDRVDVMLRRFGLADLRDRHPFLLSGGQKRRLSVGTALIAGAPILALDEPTFGQDRAHAGELLDILAGLRDDGTTVVIVTHDLQLVADYADRVAVMGGGRLLGEGPASSILGSDLMETAGLLRPPLARAMQRLENHPDWRSVSRLADLPGGRP
- a CDS encoding energy-coupling factor transporter transmembrane protein EcfT, encoding MSATTIDPFADRYDAAPIRFLYRLNPLAKIAAPLPAMVALLFSRDPVTPAAFIALAWILLLVGASLSRRAALAIFLLLPLGIAVLSGSFALWTDPAAVAETPVLWSVGDYRFHLGALYIGASTALRLAALATLALLGGLTTTGPDLVRAMIQQLRVPYRIGYTTLAAYRFVPRFAHELDVIRAAHRVRGMAGGRGPVPALRRWVGYVVPLLASAIRHAERVALSMDSRAFGAHPTRTERHLVPFRTRDYLFVIAFWAVTATLFLAASSAEIPPIGVR
- a CDS encoding ECF transporter S component, which produces MTTRQRASTRYLLTCAVLGVAGGLLTVGMNWASIGLAAVAPAFISVTIGAWILPSMTGMALLQRPGAGLLIAVLAGLVNAPLTPFGFAQLPTVIMAGVLSELPFAVSLYRVWKKWVFYFGYVVLITAFSTLWVVAVDAAMSSTAVLIGLYAATAVASFAFVWLALFVAARLRKAGVGLAVSGSRRPRVQPKSADV
- a CDS encoding siderophore-interacting protein; translation: MSKGVERRIQPQEKTMIFTEVIRNESISPSFRRITFAGESLRNFTPLGFDQWFRLFLPLPGHEEMRLPKDLSLLSYARFLTIPKRERPMLRNYTVRAYRAGTADSPPELDVDFVVHGDEGFASAWAQTAGPGARVAILDEGILFAPPEDTRSVLIVSDETGLPAIAGIIDSLGPAAVGDVVVEVPDAGDLALLESPPMLRLHGLVRGHDEKVGALAAARVRELAIAPTGLYAFAIGESGIATGTRRFLVSEREVPKTHVTFCGFWREGHAGR